The following proteins are co-located in the Halictus rubicundus isolate RS-2024b chromosome 1, iyHalRubi1_principal, whole genome shotgun sequence genome:
- the Wake gene encoding ankyrin repeat and fibronectin type III domain containing protein wide awake isoform X1, with protein sequence MKFHKSSLPSPKMELLSRRSSNERMSTLKRSRSFRASLKLMSKLRAHANLRLNAGFDLSPANLRDQRDRKHPGKLSLVEESSSPARNTENRPEDPPRGLNGVLEKKVTSDSTNENENELESQKISKELKSKLCLTDRIMRKNRKDPGKMSKPPNNPMSPKVAHIFRWKSCEETRNSSCYEKKDICHTNRVSYENPTFCLDSSLDSSVSSFLFEPTSLDLCSESYHKDEFTERPQDPGLTVLVDSGRSCEERIYRKENNCDRPLMVGSKVRSLSVNDVVLQDEGAVSLDLNVDNFDSLISTSQDLPGKSPDVVRKAVCSSRSCRIRTVDNFTSFWSNARGGSFRNKVSVGRKKSIKDSRESVGQDRMLVNNTSGTKLYSLQGMEFLEGFGKKKQQPNQPNSVSSVHINPLSAQSLNIHLHALFAAVEHGHLDKARTILESTDVDVNSVNSDGLSALDVAVLSNNRPLAKMLVAFGAQEGNQFKSPESLGSHLASLLSEAEHRVQELGGSTSGSGGTTLLEPPSSHRSSFSSQHNNLTGCGGSAEDKQLALWERRARALRKMLLGFDQARPPDMPFLVAVDVTGTNSVTVRFQEPDSHDSPICTKFKVQWSIKEDFSVICGDREVLDMKQRECRVDDLIQGQKYYFRAAAGNLKGYSRFRHSTPCHVTPSSWRDIDGRLPRFAGRLEQLNTLFTDIRRPEYTQETPAVQRRNHKKKTTIKQLFTATSKFQKNLRRGVFLACLLYHEDKVLVTNEDFLPVIEVDETYPSCIYTDFHWLMKVACTWDDVKTLRQDMEKSHNSSTNHFRIKLLQAAAQMQAALCIQDLGQLYHKPIRDVQGTLVFSTVNYVKSPKLISVLNSRWLPLSKVTKKVITHEESSVSDILISSIQEQMTYHQVSSIKLSRGLYLGYLKMQSSVDLIQVVVPAKSPNVLPHCKIRDNPHVSAEEWDYLKRITRLQAADVSGKDAEEKENATNECQGTEQQKMFVDLVAATARRLFNYMEINPDDTLSHRLYDAEVIDLTHDVSFLIAVPPAETACSVPGTREILLQRGDLLSLPIQVFEMVHLNTYQKDVINRYSRLSCILELDTAQAQHNHREAFSSLELSVAKDKLTRLQDLQTQVNTVWKGARWLIDAITFARDRGTSQQCGTSQTLGISMKHLLSLDRNKSNSNSNSLKRSLLQLPPRDPKLVKSSPGRGSWPGPNVTNSTSNLLTTEFSKSEQQLPSSQYIRKGSNTSNMSTGSEPPKSSVPLSSASNLSNATSGGSNNHLVPLQNARLPPSKSEDTLILTKYKHSPRNRSATITSASASTSPLLSIKPIMYGGSLLSVSTAMTNTTSLLSVTNTNSDSLHSLSSDEYSTPNSSICLKGLGKGKPTKPTASVAAMATGSLESQLEEEKDEATMMPAPLPGILQVYAAYETGLASGTSLKLHVTPRTTAREVVNLVVKQLNMAVVLKGQEGPIYTSDELPNFCLVAVIGARERCLRDDFRLLQLQNPWKKGRLYVRQKQDVLAALEHSSKHTAYL encoded by the exons ATGAAATTTCACAAATCCTCGTTGCCGAGCCCGAAGATGGAATTGCTCTCGAGGCGGTCGTCCAACGAGAGGATGTCGACCCTGAAAAGGTCGAGGTCCTTCCGGGCGTCGTTGAAGCTGATGTCGAAGCTGCGGGCGCACGCGAATCTGCGTCTGAACGCTGGTTTCGATTTGTCCCCGGCGAACTTGCGTGATCAGCGCGATCGGAAACATCCCGGCAAACTGTCCCTGGTCGAGGAGTCCTCGAGCCCTGCCCGGAATACGGAAAACAGGCCTGAGGATCCTCCTCGAGGCTTGAACGGGGTCCTCGAGAAAAAGGTTACAAGCGATTCgacgaacgagaacgagaacgagctGGAGTCGCAGAAAATCAGCAAGGAGCTGAAAAGCAAATTGTGCCTGACGGACAGGATAATGAGGAAGAACCGCAAGGACCCTGGAAAGATGTCGAAGCCCCCGAACAACCCTATGTCGCCTAAAGTGGCGCATATTTTTCGCTGGAAGAGCTGCGAGGAGACACGAAACTCGTCCTGTTACGAGAAGAAGGACATTTGTCATACTAACCGCGTGTCCTACGAGAATCCTACTTTCTGCTTAGACAGCTCTTTGGACTCATCCGTCTCCAGCTTTTTATTCGAGCCTACGAGCTTGGATCTTTGCAGCGAAAGTTATCACAAGGACGAATTCACAGAGCGTCCTCAGGATCCTGGATTGACTGTCCTGGTGGACTCCGGGAGGTCCTGCGAAGAACGTATTTATCGCAAAGAAAATAATTGTGATCGCCCTCTGATGGTAGGATCCAAAGTTAGAAGCCTCTCAGTGAACGATGTTGTTCTACAGGATGAGGGAGCTGTTAGTTTGGATTTGAATGTTGATAATTTCGATTCCCTGATAAGTACCAGTCAGGATTTGCCAGGGAAGTCCCCGGATGTAGTCAGGAAGGCAGTGTGCTCGTCCAGGTCCTGCAGGATCAGGACCGTGGATAATTTCACCAGCTTCTGGTCGAACGCTCGAGGAGGAAGCTTTCGCAACAAAGTCTCCGTGGGGAGGAAGAAGTCGATCAAGGATTCGAGAGAGTCcgtaggacaagataggatgctCGTTAACAACACCTCCGGAACAA AGTTGTACTCTTTGCAAGGGATGGAGTTCCTGGAGGGTTTCGGGAAGAAAAAGCAGCAACCGAATCAGCCGAATAGCGTATCGTCGGTGCACATCAATCCCCTGTCGGCACAGTCCCTCAACATCCATCTGCATG CTCTCTTCGCAGCCGTGGAACATGGACACCTGGACAAAGCCCGGACCATTTTGGAATCCACGGACGTGGACGTGAACAG CGTGAACAGCGACGGTCTATCGGCCCTGGACGTCGCAGTGCTCAGCAACAATAGGCCGCTGGCAAAAATGTTGGTCGCCTTCGGCGCGCAAGAGGGCAACCAAT TCAAGTCTCCGGAGTCCCTGGGCAGTCACTTGGCCTCGTTGCTGTCGGAAGCGGAGCACCGGGTCCAAGAACTTGGCGGGAGCACTTCCGGTAGCGGTGGGACCACCCTTTTAGAACCGCCGAGCAGCCATAGATCAAGTTTTTCGTCGCAGCACAACAATCTCACGGGATGCGGCGGCAGTGCTGAGGACAAGCAACTGGCTCTGTGGGAGAGGAGAGCGAGAGCTCTCAGGAAGATGCTGCTAGGATTTGATCAAGCGA GACCACCGGACATGCCTTTCCTGGTGGCAGTCGACGTTACGGGAACCAACTCAGTGACAGTGAGGTTTCAGGAGCCGGATTCCCACGATTCACCAATCTGCACAAAGTTCAAGGTCCAATGGAGCATAAAAGAGGATTTCTCGGTGATTTGCGGAGACAGGGAGGTGCTAGACATGAAGCAGAGAGAGTGCAGAGTCGACGATCTAATCCAGGGCCAGAAGTACTACTTCCGGGCCGCTGCTGGGAACCTGAAGGGTTACAGCAGGTTCAGGCACTCGACGCCTTGCCATGTCACTCCCAGCA GTTGGAGGGACATCGATGGCAGGCTGCCAAGGTTTGCCGGCCGATTGGAGCAGTTGAACACACTATTCACTGACATAAGGCGGCCAGAGTACACACAGGAGACACCAGCGGTGCAGAGGCGCAACCACAAGAAGAAGACGACGATAAAGCAGCTGTTCACAGCGACCAGCAAATTCCAGAAGAACCTAAGGCGCGGCGTGTTCCTCGCCTGCTTGCTCTACCACGAAGACAAGGTGCTTGTGACCAATGAAGACTTCCTACCTGTGATCGAAGTCGACGAGACCTACCCTAGCTGTATCTACACCGACTTCCATTGGCTGATGAAGGTAGCCTGCACCTGGGACGATGTCAAAACCCTTCGCCAGGACATGGAGAAGAGCCACAACAGCTCCACTAACCACTTCAGGATAAAGCTGCTGCAGGCTGCGGCTCAGATGCAG GCAGCGCTGTGCATACAAGACCTGGGCCAACTGTACCATAAACCCATCAGGGACGTCCAAGGGACCCTGGTCTTCTCAACGGTGAACTACGTGAAATCCCCGAAGCTTATCTCAGTATTAAACAGCAGATGGTTGCCTCTCAGCAAGGTGACCAAGAAGGTGATCACTCACGAGGAGAGCAGCGTGTCGGATATCCTGATATCCAGCATACAGGAGCAGATGACGTACCACCAAGTCAGCAGCATCAAGCTGTCGAGAGGATTGTACCTTGGCTACCTGAAGATGCAGAGCAGCGTGGACCTAATTCAGGTCGTGGTGCCTGCCAAGTCGCCCAACGTGTTGCCGCACTGCAAAATCCGTGACAATCCCCACGTGTCTGC CGAAGAATGGGACTACCTGAAGAGGATAACGCGCCTCCAGGCAGCGGACGTTTCAGGCAAAGACGCCGAGGAGAAAGAGAACGCGACGAACGAATGCCAGGGTACAGAACAACAGAAGATGTTCGTCGACCTCGTCGCAGCAACCGCTAGACGATTATTCAATTACATGGAGATCAACCCTGATGACACCTTGTCCCATCGACTCTACGACGCCGAGGTTATCGATCTAACCCACGACGTGTCTTTCCTCATCGCGGTTCCTCCAGCGGAGACTGCTTGTTCTGTCCCTGGAACCAGGGAGATTCTTCTGCAAAGAGGAGACTTGTTATCCTTGCCAATCCAAGTGTTCGAGATGGTCCATTTGAACACTTATCAGAAGGATGTGATCAACAGATACTCGAGATTAAGTTGTATCTTGGAATTGGACACGGCCCAGGCTCAGCACAACCATAGGGAAGCGTTCAGTTCTTTGGAATTGAGCGTGGCGAAGGACAAGCTGACCAGGCTTCAGGATCTTCAGACGCAAGTGAATACCGTTTGGAAGGGAGCCAGGTGGCTGATCGACGCCATCACGTTTGCGAGGGATCGTGGAACCTCTCAGCAATGT GGCACGTCGCAGACGCTAGGGATTTCAATGAAGCACTTGCTCAGTCTAGATAGGAACAAAAGCAACAGTAACAGCAACAGCCTGAAGAGGAGCCTGCTGCAGCTGCCGCCGCGGGACCCGAAGCTGGTCAAGTCTAGTCCGGGCCGAGGAAGCTGGCCAGGACCGAACGTGACCAACTCTACATCGAATCTGCTGACTACAGAGTTCAGCAAGAGCGAGCAACAGTTGCCGAGCAGCCAGTACATTCGGAAGGGTAGCAACACGTCCAACATGTCAACGGGGTCGGAGCCACCGAAATCGTCAGTGCCGTTGAGCAGCGCCAGCAATCTGAGCAACGCGACCAGCGGTGGCAGCAACAACCATCTGGTACCGTTGCAAAACGCGAGGCTACCGCCCTCCAAGTCCGAGGACACTCTAATCCTGACGAAATATAAACACAGCCCCAGGAATAGGTCGGCGACTATCACGTCCGCCTCGGCCAGCACCAGTCCCCTGCTCAGCATCAAGCCGATCATGTACGGCGGCTCGTTGCTGAGCGTGTCCACCGCCATGACCAACACGACCAGCTTGCTCAGCGTCACCAACACCAACTCGGACAGTTTGCACTCGTTGAGCAGCGACGAGTACTCGAcgcctaactcgagcatctgtCTAAAGGGCCTGGGTAAAGGGAAGCCGACCAAACCAACCGCCAGCGTCGCTGCTATGGCAACTGGCTCCCTAGAAAGCCAACTAGAAGAGGAGAAAGACGAGGCCACCATGATGCCGGCTCCTTTGCCTGGCATACTTCAG
- the Wake gene encoding ankyrin repeat and fibronectin type III domain containing protein wide awake isoform X3 has protein sequence MEFLEGFGKKKQQPNQPNSVSSVHINPLSAQSLNIHLHALFAAVEHGHLDKARTILESTDVDVNSVNSDGLSALDVAVLSNNRPLAKMLVAFGAQEGNQFKSPESLGSHLASLLSEAEHRVQELGGSTSGSGGTTLLEPPSSHRSSFSSQHNNLTGCGGSAEDKQLALWERRARALRKMLLGFDQARPPDMPFLVAVDVTGTNSVTVRFQEPDSHDSPICTKFKVQWSIKEDFSVICGDREVLDMKQRECRVDDLIQGQKYYFRAAAGNLKGYSRFRHSTPCHVTPSSWRDIDGRLPRFAGRLEQLNTLFTDIRRPEYTQETPAVQRRNHKKKTTIKQLFTATSKFQKNLRRGVFLACLLYHEDKVLVTNEDFLPVIEVDETYPSCIYTDFHWLMKVACTWDDVKTLRQDMEKSHNSSTNHFRIKLLQAAAQMQAALCIQDLGQLYHKPIRDVQGTLVFSTVNYVKSPKLISVLNSRWLPLSKVTKKVITHEESSVSDILISSIQEQMTYHQVSSIKLSRGLYLGYLKMQSSVDLIQVVVPAKSPNVLPHCKIRDNPHVSAEEWDYLKRITRLQAADVSGKDAEEKENATNECQGTEQQKMFVDLVAATARRLFNYMEINPDDTLSHRLYDAEVIDLTHDVSFLIAVPPAETACSVPGTREILLQRGDLLSLPIQVFEMVHLNTYQKDVINRYSRLSCILELDTAQAQHNHREAFSSLELSVAKDKLTRLQDLQTQVNTVWKGARWLIDAITFARDRGTSQQCGTSQTLGISMKHLLSLDRNKSNSNSNSLKRSLLQLPPRDPKLVKSSPGRGSWPGPNVTNSTSNLLTTEFSKSEQQLPSSQYIRKGSNTSNMSTGSEPPKSSVPLSSASNLSNATSGGSNNHLVPLQNARLPPSKSEDTLILTKYKHSPRNRSATITSASASTSPLLSIKPIMYGGSLLSVSTAMTNTTSLLSVTNTNSDSLHSLSSDEYSTPNSSICLKGLGKGKPTKPTASVAAMATGSLESQLEEEKDEATMMPAPLPGILQVYAAYETGLASGTSLKLHVTPRTTAREVVNLVVKQLNMAVVLKGQEGPIYTSDELPNFCLVAVIGARERCLRDDFRLLQLQNPWKKGRLYVRQKQDVLAALEHSSKHTAYL, from the exons ATGGAGTTCCTGGAGGGTTTCGGGAAGAAAAAGCAGCAACCGAATCAGCCGAATAGCGTATCGTCGGTGCACATCAATCCCCTGTCGGCACAGTCCCTCAACATCCATCTGCATG CTCTCTTCGCAGCCGTGGAACATGGACACCTGGACAAAGCCCGGACCATTTTGGAATCCACGGACGTGGACGTGAACAG CGTGAACAGCGACGGTCTATCGGCCCTGGACGTCGCAGTGCTCAGCAACAATAGGCCGCTGGCAAAAATGTTGGTCGCCTTCGGCGCGCAAGAGGGCAACCAAT TCAAGTCTCCGGAGTCCCTGGGCAGTCACTTGGCCTCGTTGCTGTCGGAAGCGGAGCACCGGGTCCAAGAACTTGGCGGGAGCACTTCCGGTAGCGGTGGGACCACCCTTTTAGAACCGCCGAGCAGCCATAGATCAAGTTTTTCGTCGCAGCACAACAATCTCACGGGATGCGGCGGCAGTGCTGAGGACAAGCAACTGGCTCTGTGGGAGAGGAGAGCGAGAGCTCTCAGGAAGATGCTGCTAGGATTTGATCAAGCGA GACCACCGGACATGCCTTTCCTGGTGGCAGTCGACGTTACGGGAACCAACTCAGTGACAGTGAGGTTTCAGGAGCCGGATTCCCACGATTCACCAATCTGCACAAAGTTCAAGGTCCAATGGAGCATAAAAGAGGATTTCTCGGTGATTTGCGGAGACAGGGAGGTGCTAGACATGAAGCAGAGAGAGTGCAGAGTCGACGATCTAATCCAGGGCCAGAAGTACTACTTCCGGGCCGCTGCTGGGAACCTGAAGGGTTACAGCAGGTTCAGGCACTCGACGCCTTGCCATGTCACTCCCAGCA GTTGGAGGGACATCGATGGCAGGCTGCCAAGGTTTGCCGGCCGATTGGAGCAGTTGAACACACTATTCACTGACATAAGGCGGCCAGAGTACACACAGGAGACACCAGCGGTGCAGAGGCGCAACCACAAGAAGAAGACGACGATAAAGCAGCTGTTCACAGCGACCAGCAAATTCCAGAAGAACCTAAGGCGCGGCGTGTTCCTCGCCTGCTTGCTCTACCACGAAGACAAGGTGCTTGTGACCAATGAAGACTTCCTACCTGTGATCGAAGTCGACGAGACCTACCCTAGCTGTATCTACACCGACTTCCATTGGCTGATGAAGGTAGCCTGCACCTGGGACGATGTCAAAACCCTTCGCCAGGACATGGAGAAGAGCCACAACAGCTCCACTAACCACTTCAGGATAAAGCTGCTGCAGGCTGCGGCTCAGATGCAG GCAGCGCTGTGCATACAAGACCTGGGCCAACTGTACCATAAACCCATCAGGGACGTCCAAGGGACCCTGGTCTTCTCAACGGTGAACTACGTGAAATCCCCGAAGCTTATCTCAGTATTAAACAGCAGATGGTTGCCTCTCAGCAAGGTGACCAAGAAGGTGATCACTCACGAGGAGAGCAGCGTGTCGGATATCCTGATATCCAGCATACAGGAGCAGATGACGTACCACCAAGTCAGCAGCATCAAGCTGTCGAGAGGATTGTACCTTGGCTACCTGAAGATGCAGAGCAGCGTGGACCTAATTCAGGTCGTGGTGCCTGCCAAGTCGCCCAACGTGTTGCCGCACTGCAAAATCCGTGACAATCCCCACGTGTCTGC CGAAGAATGGGACTACCTGAAGAGGATAACGCGCCTCCAGGCAGCGGACGTTTCAGGCAAAGACGCCGAGGAGAAAGAGAACGCGACGAACGAATGCCAGGGTACAGAACAACAGAAGATGTTCGTCGACCTCGTCGCAGCAACCGCTAGACGATTATTCAATTACATGGAGATCAACCCTGATGACACCTTGTCCCATCGACTCTACGACGCCGAGGTTATCGATCTAACCCACGACGTGTCTTTCCTCATCGCGGTTCCTCCAGCGGAGACTGCTTGTTCTGTCCCTGGAACCAGGGAGATTCTTCTGCAAAGAGGAGACTTGTTATCCTTGCCAATCCAAGTGTTCGAGATGGTCCATTTGAACACTTATCAGAAGGATGTGATCAACAGATACTCGAGATTAAGTTGTATCTTGGAATTGGACACGGCCCAGGCTCAGCACAACCATAGGGAAGCGTTCAGTTCTTTGGAATTGAGCGTGGCGAAGGACAAGCTGACCAGGCTTCAGGATCTTCAGACGCAAGTGAATACCGTTTGGAAGGGAGCCAGGTGGCTGATCGACGCCATCACGTTTGCGAGGGATCGTGGAACCTCTCAGCAATGT GGCACGTCGCAGACGCTAGGGATTTCAATGAAGCACTTGCTCAGTCTAGATAGGAACAAAAGCAACAGTAACAGCAACAGCCTGAAGAGGAGCCTGCTGCAGCTGCCGCCGCGGGACCCGAAGCTGGTCAAGTCTAGTCCGGGCCGAGGAAGCTGGCCAGGACCGAACGTGACCAACTCTACATCGAATCTGCTGACTACAGAGTTCAGCAAGAGCGAGCAACAGTTGCCGAGCAGCCAGTACATTCGGAAGGGTAGCAACACGTCCAACATGTCAACGGGGTCGGAGCCACCGAAATCGTCAGTGCCGTTGAGCAGCGCCAGCAATCTGAGCAACGCGACCAGCGGTGGCAGCAACAACCATCTGGTACCGTTGCAAAACGCGAGGCTACCGCCCTCCAAGTCCGAGGACACTCTAATCCTGACGAAATATAAACACAGCCCCAGGAATAGGTCGGCGACTATCACGTCCGCCTCGGCCAGCACCAGTCCCCTGCTCAGCATCAAGCCGATCATGTACGGCGGCTCGTTGCTGAGCGTGTCCACCGCCATGACCAACACGACCAGCTTGCTCAGCGTCACCAACACCAACTCGGACAGTTTGCACTCGTTGAGCAGCGACGAGTACTCGAcgcctaactcgagcatctgtCTAAAGGGCCTGGGTAAAGGGAAGCCGACCAAACCAACCGCCAGCGTCGCTGCTATGGCAACTGGCTCCCTAGAAAGCCAACTAGAAGAGGAGAAAGACGAGGCCACCATGATGCCGGCTCCTTTGCCTGGCATACTTCAG